One genomic window of Mucilaginibacter sp. SJ includes the following:
- a CDS encoding sugar porter family MFS transporter → MRKHSVLAWSMVVALGGFLFGFDTAVISGAEKSIQQFWHLSVVEHGFTISIALIGTVIGSLLGARPSDLFGRKNTLYFVAAAYLLSSLGTALADSWYVFLVFRLLGGLGVGISSVTAPIYISEVSPADRRGRLVGLFQFNVVLGILISYLSNYLISQVGETSWRWMLGVQAFPSALFLILIYFIPESPRWLILKKGEMEKALGILRIINPLNCEQELASIKHSTLNDTASGGNLFSGQYKTPIILAVLFAFFNQVSGINAIIYYAPRIFEMAGLGAHSSLLSTVGLGAINFVFTLAAINIIDKVGRRILMLIGSVGLIISLFLVAYTFYSGNMSGFAVPAYMMLFIAFFAFSQGAVIWVFISEIFPNQVRAKGQTLGSSTHWIMAALIAFSFPYFAEKLGGTITFSFFGTMMICQLIFVWRLMPETKGRSLEQIETNMVMH, encoded by the coding sequence ATGAGAAAACACTCCGTCCTGGCCTGGTCCATGGTCGTGGCCCTTGGTGGCTTCCTTTTCGGGTTTGATACTGCCGTGATATCGGGCGCCGAAAAATCTATCCAGCAATTCTGGCACCTATCCGTAGTGGAGCATGGGTTCACGATTTCTATCGCGCTAATAGGAACAGTCATCGGGTCATTGTTAGGAGCCCGGCCTTCAGATCTGTTTGGCCGTAAAAACACGCTCTACTTTGTAGCTGCGGCGTATTTGCTATCATCATTGGGCACTGCACTGGCCGATAGCTGGTATGTGTTCCTGGTTTTCAGGTTACTGGGCGGTCTTGGTGTTGGTATCTCATCAGTTACAGCACCTATCTATATTTCAGAAGTTTCACCTGCTGACCGCCGGGGCAGGCTGGTGGGCCTGTTTCAGTTTAACGTGGTGCTGGGCATTCTGATATCATATCTGTCCAACTACCTTATCAGCCAGGTTGGCGAAACTTCATGGCGATGGATGCTTGGCGTACAGGCTTTCCCTTCGGCTCTGTTTTTAATACTGATCTACTTTATACCTGAAAGCCCGCGCTGGCTTATTCTTAAAAAGGGCGAAATGGAAAAGGCCCTCGGGATCTTACGGATCATTAATCCGCTTAACTGTGAACAGGAGCTGGCATCTATCAAACACTCAACTTTAAATGATACTGCTTCCGGCGGCAACCTCTTCTCGGGTCAATATAAAACACCTATAATATTAGCTGTGCTGTTCGCCTTTTTCAACCAGGTTTCGGGTATCAATGCTATTATTTATTATGCACCCCGCATATTTGAAATGGCGGGCCTTGGAGCCCATTCATCGTTATTGTCAACAGTGGGTCTTGGGGCAATCAACTTTGTGTTCACCCTTGCGGCTATTAATATTATTGATAAAGTAGGTCGCCGGATTCTGATGCTCATTGGTTCGGTTGGTCTGATCATTTCCCTGTTCCTGGTAGCCTACACCTTTTACTCCGGAAACATGAGCGGCTTTGCCGTTCCCGCTTATATGATGCTGTTCATTGCATTCTTTGCGTTTTCGCAGGGTGCCGTTATCTGGGTATTTATTTCGGAAATATTTCCAAACCAGGTACGTGCCAAGGGCCAAACATTGGGCAGCTCAACCCACTGGATCATGGCTGCATTGATCGCTTTCTCCTTTCCGTATTTCGCCGAAAAGCTTGGCGGCACAATAACATTTTCCTTTTTCGGCACCATGATGATATGCCAGCTAATTTTTGTGTGGAGGTTGATGCCCGAAACCAAAGGCAGATCGCTGGAGCAAATTGAAACTAACATGGTAATGCATTAA
- a CDS encoding SusC/RagA family TonB-linked outer membrane protein has product MRKLLLICSFLILLISEGYAQSRTISGTVLDNSSKPIDGVTIVVVETQKSTLSDANGKFSIAVKNGQSVRFSYVGAKPILVTITADTKTLDVVFKDAENKLNEVVVTGYTSERKKDLTGAVAVVDLAPVKNNSSGNTMQALQGRVAGLYIEKDGSANGATSRILIRGANTLGNNNPLYIIDGIPTTRPEVFQNLSPSNIASVQVLKDASSESIYGSRASNGVVIVTTKNGGNTEGKVQFQFNNSTSIQSEKSLRFKMLNSVDRGRALWQASVNDGQDPAAGYGEIYNFDWNNNFSNPVLNSVTPKPFVGGDPNTPAGDTDWQSVLYKTAFVYNNDFTASVGNKNSSIQINFGNIKNTGLVRFTKYGRTTGSINAITRPFDGKVTFGVNIKITNSNETLTTNDLGGASTPFLAVTLAPTIPVYQKDGVTYAGESGAGYSDRNNPLHMQDLAKWNNANRLNTFGNVFLEVQPIKNLYFRSNYGADNADYLSKVITPTFSEGALNRTTNSLFFDQNHYLSTTLSNTLRYSYDLNSRHHFKILVGTEYIKTFTDFQTTLKQGYAIQTEDYFTLDAGTGNTIVTGRSTGNSLFSQFGRFDYNYAGKYLVSATVRRDGSSRFGANNQYGIFPSASLGWKIDQENFMKNGTLFSELKLRAGIGRVGNQEIGDLSRYALYNTRYGTTQNQLTPGFWEQYMNVGTAYSLSGANTGSLPSGFVQTQAENPALKWETTDELNTGLDFAILNGKISGSFDYFTRKTTGILITPPVASALGEGQSKTVNGASKTNRGWEFLVTYHGQRSGDFNYNVTLNFSHFRDKITDLPENVRPAYPGNIDNTIIGHSQFDIFGYKTNGLFQSQAEVDAAPTQIGAGPGRIRYVDINHDGKIDANDQTWIGTTLPALEYGARIDLTYKKFDLSIFGSGVAGRKGFDVYTLYNNLMHSRENVGPGVFDGWTPQHTNTNVPALTLKDNNNEGRTSDYFIVNTSYFKLRNLQLGYTILPKAVFTRLRVFAMAENIFTVKSSKYLSPDPERIDLNPIPIPRIFSFGVNASF; this is encoded by the coding sequence ATGAGAAAATTATTACTTATTTGTTCCTTTCTTATACTGCTCATAAGTGAAGGATATGCACAATCCCGCACCATAAGCGGGACCGTGTTAGACAACTCCTCGAAACCTATAGACGGAGTTACTATAGTGGTTGTTGAAACCCAAAAATCAACATTATCAGATGCAAACGGAAAGTTCAGTATCGCTGTAAAAAATGGTCAATCGGTGCGGTTTTCTTATGTAGGCGCCAAACCAATACTGGTTACTATCACTGCGGATACCAAAACACTTGACGTAGTATTTAAAGACGCGGAAAACAAGCTGAATGAAGTAGTTGTAACCGGTTACACTTCTGAAAGAAAGAAGGATTTAACAGGCGCGGTTGCGGTTGTTGATTTGGCACCGGTAAAAAACAATAGTTCGGGAAATACCATGCAGGCTTTACAGGGTCGCGTTGCCGGTTTATATATTGAAAAAGATGGCTCGGCAAATGGAGCAACCAGCAGGATCCTGATCAGGGGGGCCAATACTTTAGGCAATAACAACCCGCTGTATATTATTGATGGAATCCCTACCACCAGGCCGGAGGTATTTCAAAACCTGTCGCCTTCAAATATAGCGTCGGTTCAGGTACTGAAGGATGCTTCATCCGAATCAATTTATGGTTCACGCGCATCTAACGGCGTTGTCATCGTTACAACAAAAAACGGCGGCAACACCGAGGGCAAGGTACAGTTCCAGTTCAATAACAGTACTTCAATCCAGTCCGAAAAATCGTTACGGTTTAAAATGCTGAACTCTGTAGACAGAGGTAGGGCCTTGTGGCAAGCTTCAGTTAACGATGGGCAGGACCCCGCCGCGGGTTATGGAGAGATCTATAACTTTGATTGGAATAATAATTTCAGTAACCCTGTTTTAAACAGCGTTACGCCTAAACCGTTTGTAGGCGGCGACCCCAACACTCCCGCCGGCGATACCGACTGGCAAAGCGTGTTATATAAAACAGCTTTTGTCTACAATAATGATTTTACGGCTTCGGTAGGTAATAAAAACTCTTCTATCCAGATAAATTTTGGGAACATCAAGAATACCGGCCTTGTACGCTTTACCAAGTACGGACGCACCACAGGTAGCATTAATGCCATAACACGGCCTTTTGATGGCAAAGTTACCTTTGGCGTCAATATAAAAATCACTAACTCAAACGAAACCCTTACCACTAACGATCTGGGTGGTGCCTCGACCCCATTTCTGGCAGTTACGCTGGCGCCCACTATCCCCGTTTATCAAAAAGATGGTGTAACCTACGCCGGCGAATCAGGGGCTGGTTACTCTGACAGGAACAACCCACTGCACATGCAGGATCTTGCCAAATGGAATAACGCCAACAGGTTAAACACATTCGGCAACGTATTTTTAGAAGTACAACCCATTAAGAATTTATACTTCCGGTCAAATTATGGTGCCGATAATGCAGACTACCTGAGCAAGGTAATTACACCAACTTTTTCGGAGGGTGCATTAAACCGCACTACCAACAGCTTATTTTTTGATCAGAACCATTACCTGAGCACCACGCTTTCTAACACTTTGAGGTACAGCTATGATTTGAATAGCAGGCATCATTTTAAAATATTAGTTGGTACAGAGTATATTAAAACCTTTACTGATTTTCAAACTACCCTAAAACAAGGATACGCTATCCAAACAGAAGACTACTTTACCTTAGATGCTGGCACAGGAAATACTATTGTTACAGGCAGATCAACAGGTAACAGTTTGTTTTCGCAGTTTGGCCGCTTTGATTACAATTATGCAGGCAAATATTTAGTGTCGGCTACCGTTCGTCGTGACGGTTCATCAAGGTTTGGTGCCAATAACCAATATGGTATCTTCCCATCTGCATCTCTCGGCTGGAAAATAGACCAGGAAAATTTCATGAAAAACGGCACCCTTTTTTCTGAACTGAAATTAAGGGCAGGCATAGGCCGCGTAGGTAACCAGGAAATTGGTGATCTGTCACGTTATGCGCTTTACAATACACGCTATGGCACTACCCAAAACCAACTTACGCCAGGCTTTTGGGAGCAATATATGAATGTGGGCACTGCATATTCATTATCCGGCGCTAACACAGGTTCGTTGCCATCGGGCTTCGTTCAAACCCAGGCAGAAAACCCTGCTCTTAAATGGGAAACAACCGACGAATTGAATACCGGGTTGGACTTTGCTATATTAAACGGTAAGATCTCCGGTTCATTTGACTATTTTACCAGGAAAACCACCGGCATCCTGATTACGCCTCCCGTTGCATCGGCATTGGGCGAAGGACAATCTAAAACTGTTAACGGTGCATCAAAAACCAATAGAGGCTGGGAGTTTTTAGTAACCTATCACGGCCAACGGTCAGGAGATTTTAATTACAATGTAACTTTAAACTTTTCTCATTTCAGGGATAAGATCACCGATTTACCGGAGAACGTTAGACCAGCCTATCCGGGTAATATAGATAATACCATCATAGGGCATTCGCAGTTTGATATATTTGGTTATAAAACCAATGGCCTTTTCCAATCGCAAGCCGAAGTTGATGCTGCCCCAACGCAAATCGGCGCCGGGCCGGGCAGGATCCGTTATGTTGATATTAATCACGACGGAAAAATTGATGCCAACGATCAAACCTGGATAGGTACTACACTGCCGGCCTTAGAGTACGGCGCAAGAATTGACCTGACCTACAAAAAATTCGACCTATCTATATTCGGATCGGGTGTTGCCGGCCGAAAGGGATTTGACGTATATACCCTGTATAACAATTTGATGCATAGCCGGGAAAATGTAGGGCCGGGTGTATTTGATGGCTGGACACCACAGCATACCAACACCAACGTACCGGCATTAACACTAAAAGACAATAACAACGAAGGCCGTACTTCTGATTATTTCATTGTAAACACCTCCTATTTTAAATTAAGGAACCTTCAACTTGGATATACCATTTTACCTAAAGCTGTATTTACCAGGCTAAGGGTGTTTGCCATGGCCGAAAACATATTTACTGTAAAAAGCAGTAAATACCTGAGCCCTGATC
- a CDS encoding carbohydrate kinase family protein: MMNLHTNTITPAICYGEILWDVLPDGPQPGGALLNVSYHLNKLGIPTSLVSKIGNDADGQKLENLLDDWGIKKHLLQTDSEHPTSQVIAKMNNGNEVSYEIIFPVAWDFINDSEHIKTQIRPSTYFVFGSLASRNNVSRNTLFELLESDAIKVFDINLRPPFISRDLLADLLHKANIVKFNQAELEMVQGLFRGSFWKESEQIKFIQDHFNIPEIIVTKGEFGASYYKEDKAYHIAGREVKVRDTIGSGDSFLAAFIANHYRGESPEILLKNAIAMGGFIATKKGGCPDYKIKEYQDFINKMF, encoded by the coding sequence ATGATGAACCTACACACAAATACCATAACGCCGGCCATTTGCTATGGCGAGATACTTTGGGATGTTTTGCCGGATGGCCCCCAACCCGGAGGTGCTTTGCTGAATGTTTCATACCATCTTAATAAACTGGGTATACCCACCAGCCTGGTAAGTAAAATTGGTAATGACGCCGATGGTCAAAAGCTTGAAAACCTGCTCGACGACTGGGGCATAAAAAAACACCTGCTGCAAACAGATTCCGAACACCCAACCAGCCAGGTGATAGCCAAAATGAATAATGGCAACGAGGTATCCTACGAGATTATTTTTCCTGTAGCCTGGGATTTTATTAATGACAGCGAGCACATCAAAACACAGATCAGGCCTTCAACCTATTTCGTTTTCGGTAGCCTTGCGTCAAGGAACAACGTATCGCGCAACACCTTGTTTGAGCTGCTGGAAAGCGATGCTATCAAAGTATTCGACATTAATTTGAGGCCACCCTTTATAAGCCGTGACCTGCTGGCCGATCTGCTGCACAAAGCCAACATCGTAAAATTTAACCAGGCCGAGCTTGAGATGGTGCAGGGCCTGTTCAGGGGTTCATTCTGGAAGGAATCGGAACAGATCAAATTTATCCAGGATCATTTTAACATCCCTGAGATCATAGTTACCAAAGGCGAATTCGGCGCTTCTTATTATAAAGAAGATAAAGCCTATCACATTGCCGGGCGTGAGGTGAAAGTAAGGGATACCATAGGGAGCGGCGATTCCTTTTTAGCGGCATTCATAGCCAACCATTACCGTGGCGAATCACCAGAAATTTTACTAAAAAATGCAATAGCGATGGGCGGCTTCATTGCAACGAAGAAAGGAGGTTGTCCGGATTATAAAATCAAAGAATACCAAGACTTTATAAACAAAATGTTTTAA